In one window of Fibrobacter sp. UWH6 DNA:
- the murI gene encoding glutamate racemase: MIGVFDSGFGGLTILRDLQKVLPQYDYLYLGDNARAPYGSRSFETIYRYTLQAVRELFSRGCPLVILACNTASARALRSIQQQVLPIEFPDRRVLGIIRPTAEEIGRVSKTGHIGIFATAGTVSSGSYPIEINHFYPELKVTQHACPMWVPLVEYGERESDGARYFVKKEVEAVLREDPEIDTILLACTHYPLLEKAIRESTPPGVNLVFQGSIVADKTVDYLKRHPEIEKRLAKNGKTSFLTTDTAEFFEKGAFFFGMQDISAESLTF; the protein is encoded by the coding sequence ATGATTGGTGTTTTTGATTCCGGTTTTGGCGGTCTAACTATTTTGCGGGATTTGCAAAAGGTGTTGCCGCAGTACGACTACCTGTATCTGGGGGATAATGCCCGCGCTCCCTATGGTTCCCGTAGCTTTGAAACCATTTACCGCTATACGTTGCAGGCGGTTCGTGAACTGTTTAGTCGTGGATGCCCCCTGGTGATCCTGGCTTGCAATACAGCTTCTGCACGAGCCCTTCGCAGTATCCAGCAGCAGGTGCTTCCTATTGAATTTCCTGATCGCAGGGTGCTGGGGATTATCCGTCCCACTGCAGAAGAAATTGGACGTGTCAGTAAGACGGGACATATCGGGATTTTTGCGACGGCAGGAACGGTTTCTTCGGGAAGCTATCCCATCGAGATCAACCATTTTTATCCGGAGCTGAAGGTGACTCAGCATGCGTGCCCCATGTGGGTGCCCTTGGTTGAGTATGGCGAACGGGAATCCGATGGTGCTCGTTACTTTGTTAAAAAGGAAGTGGAGGCCGTTTTACGTGAGGATCCTGAAATCGACACCATCCTTTTAGCTTGTACCCACTATCCGCTGCTGGAAAAGGCTATCCGCGAATCTACTCCGCCGGGGGTGAACTTGGTGTTTCAGGGGAGTATCGTGGCGGACAAGACTGTCGACTATCTGAAACGTCACCCGGAAATAGAAAAACGACTTGCGAAAAACGGTAAAACCAGTTTTTTGACTACAGATACGGCCGAATTCTTTGAAAAAGGCGCCTTTTTCTTTGGAATGCAGGACATTTCTGCTGAATCGCTGACCTTTTAA